A genomic region of Haliaeetus albicilla chromosome 8, bHalAlb1.1, whole genome shotgun sequence contains the following coding sequences:
- the CCDC124 gene encoding coiled-coil domain-containing protein 124, which yields MPKKFQGENTKSAAARARKAEAKAAADAKRQQELEDAYWKDEDKHVMRKEQRKEEREKRRLEQLERKKELQRLLEEEDSKLKGKSPKQVTPGKVTRAQIEETIRKDQQQKENADTVEKEKTHLEVPLEENINRRVLEEGSVEARTIEDAIAVLSVANDLDRHPERRMKAAFTAFEEVNLPRLKQENPNMRLSQLKQLLKKEWMKSPENPMNQRHKAYNSQK from the exons ATGCCCAAGAAGTTCCAAGGTGAAAATACCAAGTCGGCTGCTGCCCGCGCGAGGAAAGCtgaggcaaaggcagcagccGATGCCAAACgtcagcaggagctggaagaTGCCTACTGGAAGGATGAAGACAAACACGTGATGAGGAAGGAACAAAGGAAG gaggagagggagaagcggcggctggagcagctggagcgcaagaaggagctgcagcgcctgctggaggaggaagacTCGAAGCTGAAAGGGAAGTCACCCAAGCAGGTCACTCCAGGCAAAGTCACCAGGGCCCAAATTGAGGAGACGATCAGAAAAGACCAGCAGCAGAAGGAGAATGCAGATACAG tggagaaggaaaagactCACTTGGAGGTGCCCTTGGAAGAGAACATCAACAGAAGGGTGCTGGAGGAAGGATCGGTGGAGGCCAGGACGATTGAAGATGCCATTGCTGTCCTCAG CGTTGCCAATGATCTGGACCGGCACCCGGAGCGCCGGATGAAAGCTGCCTTCACAGCTTTTGAAGAGGTCAATCTGCCACGCCTGAAGCAAGAGAACCCCAACATGCGCCTGTCCCAGCTGAAGCAGCTCCTGAAGAAGGAGTGGATGAAGTCTCCAGAAAACCCCATGAACCAGAGGCACAAAGCTTACAACAGCCAAAAGTAG
- the SLC5A5 gene encoding sodium/iodide cotransporter, with protein MLGSIPVPSWARLGPAKPPGAGVVPAAVPAASLAPLCSGPRERVPGSGSRFLGCVGGCSAAVSDRQHQKIPSVTSFLPTASSEGGFRTREGQGRGLLLEEAARSFPGSKPDLPLAKSEPVSDGAQQGGKARDEAGEGGPAQPFPLVGTRPPGLEPDPEDQRPSSASRQCLGGDGAPTAALVPIPGLFPGPNPRLVPGVLGRGRKSPWDKPAQRLGETKQCLSQQTRKLGQPHAREPRPSCHPCLHQGSAAGSRARHAARRGTGCRAAARGDRRLAGVGGVREGRGYGCGPRRLCPPRRGSHPDALNLPPAGARPTGCRSSRHGQPLAAAPLALPPPRRPPRTSRQPPPTRRLPHITGDPRTAPSLSFSLPRHPVLAGPRAAACEQAAFFLVLPPSDAPVPPCSGLAVRAVSPCRVPIHPQVPSQGFPPAVATLAPAGSLEVWVPERLTFSLWDYGVFGLMLLISTGIGLFHGLVKGGQKTSEDFFTGGRRMSALPVGLSLSASFMSAIQVLGVPAEAYRYGAKFLWMCLGQLLNTLLTAQFFLPVFYRLGLTSTYEYLERRFSRSVRLCGTLQYVVATMLYTGIVIYAPALILNQVTGLDIWASLLSTGVICTFYTTIGGMKAVIWTDVFQVFVMLSGFIAIIIRGVLLVGGPTRVLGIATNGSRVNFGDFNPDPRSRYTVWTFVLGGTLVWLSMYGVNQAQVQRYVACRTEREARMALLVNQVGLFCIVSSAVACGLVMFALYKDCDPLLAGYVSAPDQYMPYLVLDIFKTSPGVPGLFLACAYSGTLSTASTSINAMAAVTVEDLVKPRLPTLSPRRLTLISKGLSLIYGTSCITVAALASLLGGGVLQGSFTVMGVISGPLLGAFVLGMFLPMCSTAGVLGGLATGFALSFWVAVGGTLYPPSAATMGVLPASGALCPLYNRTAGANRTVFLGPLPPREESPAPARPAIVGDFYAISYLYYGALGTLTTVVGGVLLSFLPGPTKRTRLPPGVLWWDITKQTSSVSPMGTKTPRKEPPGKVEAPQALLARLDGDGSPPRGPPEPGTATDLLLQETHV; from the exons ATGCTCGGCTCCATCCCCGTGCCCAGCTGGGCTCGGCTGGGCCCTGCGAAGCCCCCCGGTGCCGGTGTGGTACCTGCTGCCGTGCCGGCGGCCTCGTTGGCACCCCTCTGCTCCGGCCCCAGGGAGCGGGTCCCAGGCAGCGGGTCACGGTTCCTGGGCTGCGTAGGTGGCTGCTCGGCGGCTGTGAGCGACAGGCAGCATCAAAAAATCCCCTCGGTGACTTCCTTCCTGCCCACAGCCTCCTCGGAGGGTGGCTTCCGGACGAGGGAGGGG caggggagggggctgctccTCGaagaagctgctcgaagcttccccggctccaagccggacctgccgctggccaagtccgagcccgtcagtgatggcg CTCAGCAAGGAGGCAAAGCCAGGGATGAGGCAGGTGAAGGGGGTCCTGCCCAGCCCTTTCCCCTGGTGGGGACGAGGCCACCAGGGCTGGAACCAGACCCCGAGGACCAGAGACCCTCCTCTGCCTCGCGGCAATGCCTCGGAGGGGACGGTGCCCCCACGGCAGCTCTCGTCCCCATCCCGGGGCTCTTCCCCGGTCCCAACCCCAGGCTTGTCCCTGGGGTtctgggcagggggaggaaatCCCCGTGGGACAAACCTGCCCAGAGGTTGGGCGAGACAAAGCAATGTTTGTCCCAGCAAACAAGGAAGCTGGGCCAGCCCCACGCCCGGGAGCCGCGGCCGTCCTGCCATCCCTGCCTTCACCAGGGTTCAGCGGCCGGCTCCCGCGCTCGCCACGCTGCCCGCCGGGGTACGGGGTGCCGCGCCGCCGCTCGAGGTGACCGGAGGTTAGCCGGTGTCGGGGGCGTGCGGGAGGGAAGGGGTTATGGATGTGGCCCCCGACGGCTCTGTCCTCCCCGCCGAGGGTCCCACCCCGACGCCCTGAACCTGCCTCCCGCCGGCGCCcgccccacaggctgcaggagctCAAGGCACGGCCAGCCCCTCGCAGCGGCACCGCTCGCCCTGCCACCGCCTCGACGCCCGCCGAGGACGTCGCGGCAGCCTCCTCCAACCCGCCGGCTTCCCCACATCACCGGGGACCCCCGGACAGCCCCCTCGctctccttctccttgcctCGGCACCCGGTCCTTGCCGGTCCGCGGGCAGCTGCCTGCGaacaagctgctttttttctgg TTTTGCCACCCTCAGATGCACCGGTGCCACCGTGCTCTGGCCTAGCCGTGCGTGCCGTGTCCCCGTGCCGTGTCCCCATCCACCCGCAGGTGCCCAGCCAGGGGTTCCCCCCCGCAGTCGCCACGCTGGCCCCAGCAGGGAGCCTGGAGGTGTGGGTGCCGGAGCGGCTCACCTTCAGCCTCTGGGACTACGGGGTCTTCGGGCTGATGCTGCTGATCTCCACCGGCATCGGGCTCTTCCACGGCCTTGTCAAAGGCGGCCAGAAGACCTCGGAGGATTTTTTCACGGGGGGACGACGGATGTCGGCGCTGCCCGTGGGGCTCTCGCTCTCGGCCAGCTTCATGTCGGCCATCCAGGTGCTGGGAGTGCCGGCGGAGGCGTACCGGTACGGAGCCAAATTCCTCTGGATGTGCCTGGGGCAGCTGCTCAACACGCTGCTCACCGCCCAGTTCTTCCTCCCCGTCTTCTACCGCCTGGGGCTCACCAGCACCTATGAG TACCTGGAGCGGCGGTTCAGCCGGAGCGTCCGGCTGTGCGGGACCCTGCAGTACGTGGTGGCCACG ATGCTGTACACGGGGATCGTCATCTACGCCCCAGCCCTGATCCTAAACCAAG tgaCCGGTCTGGACATCTGGGCGTCCCTGCTCTCCACCGGAGTCATCTGCACCTTCTACACCACCATA GGCGGGATGAAGGCTGTCATCTGGACGGACGTCTTCCAGGTCTTCGTGATGCTCTCTGGCTTCATCGCCATCATCATCCGgggggtgctgctggtggggggtCCCACCAGGGTGCTGGGCATCGCCACCAACGGCTCCAGGGTGAACTTTGGCGA CTTCAACCCAGACCCACGGAGCCGGTACACAGTCTGGACCTTCGTGCTGGGTGGCACGCTGGTCTGGCTCTCCATGTACGGCGTCAACCAGGCTCAGGTCCAGCGCTACGTGGCCTGCAGGACCGAGAGGGAGGCCAGGAT GGCGCTGCTGGTGAATCAAGTGGGGCTCTTCTGCATCGTCTCCAGCGCGGTGGCCTGTGGCCTTGTGATGTTTGCACTGTACAAGGATTGCGATCCCCTGCTTGCCGGCTACGTCTCGGCCCCTGACCAG TACATGCCCTACCTGGTCCTTGACATCTTCAAGACGTCCCCGGGGGTGCCGGGGCTTTTCCTGGCCTGTGCCTACAGCGGGACCCTCAG CACGGCCTCCACCAGCATCAATGCCATGGCGGCTGTCACCGTCGAGGACCTCGTCAAGCCCAGGCTGCCCACGCTGTCACCGCGGAGGCTGACCCTCATCTCCAAGGGGCTGT CGCTCATCTACGGCACCTCGTGCATCACGGTGGCGGCTCTGGCCTCGCTGCTGGGCGGCGGCGTGCTGCAG GGCTCCTTCACCGTCATGGGGGTGATCAGCGGCCCGCTGCTGGGGGCCTTCGTCCTGGGCATGTTCCTGCCGATGTGCAGCACGGCC GGCGTGCTGGGGGGCCTGGCCACTGGCTTCGCCCTCTCCTTCTGGGTGGCCGTGGGGGGCACCCTCTACCCCCCCAGCGCGGCCACCATGGGGGTGCTGCCCGCCTCCGGAGCCCTCTGCCCGCTCTACAACCGCACTGCTGGTGCCAACCGCACCGTCTTCCTGGGACCCCTGCCCCCCCGTGAGGAGTCCCCGGCCCCGGCACG GCCGGCCATCGTGGGTGATTTCTACGCCATCTCCTACCTGTACTACGGGGCGCTGGGGACCCTCACCACAgtggtggggggggtcctgctCAGCTTCCTGCCAG GGCCGACCAAGCGGACGCGGCTGCCGCCAGGCGTGCTATGGTGGGACATCACAAAGCAGACATCCTCGGTGTCCCCCATGGGCACCAAGACCCCCAGGAAGGAGCCCCCGGGCAAAGTGGAAGCCCCCCAAGCCCTGCTGGCGAGGCTGGATGGGGacggcagccccccccggggtCCCCCCGAGCCCGGCACTGCCACCgacctgctgctgcaggagaccCACGTGtag
- the B3GNT3 gene encoding N-acetyllactosaminide beta-1,3-N-acetylglucosaminyltransferase 3 — protein sequence MVPERRTLPSPRAAPRLPPTRVLPTPAPCVANASVHNISGFAKLPGHVQDFMRYRHCRSFPALLSIPGKCGGLKGSPNIFLLLAIKSSPVNYERREVIRKTWGQEKTFEGAFIRRVFLVGVAPSAQDAKKLNWLLRLEQREHGDVLQWDFRDTFFNLTLKQVLFHAWLEEHCPGVRFIFNGDDDVFVNTDNVVRFARGVQEQHLMVGQLFVNNSPVRLQRSKYFVPTQLLASDHYPPYCGGGGMLMSGFTARVISRESRDVELFPIDDVYLGMCLEKAGLLPASHAGIRTVGVGVLAKTNPFDPCNYQELLLVHRFTPYEMAVMWQAIHEPQLLCGKRVSIF from the coding sequence ATGGTCCCTGAGCGCAGGACCCTCCccagcccccgggcagcccccaGGCTCCCCCCGACCCGGGTTCTGCCCACCCCTGCCCCGTGCGTGGCCAATGCCTCGGTCCACAACATCTCCGGCTTTGCCAAGCTGCCCGGCCACGTGCAGGACTTCATGCGGTACCGGCACTGCCGGTCCTTCCCGGCGCTGCTCAGCATCCCCGGCAAATGCGGGGGGCTCAAGGGGTCCCCCAACATCTTTCTCCTCTTGGCCATTAAGTCATCACCGGTGAACTACGAGCGGCGGGAGGTGATCCGCAAGACCTGGGGGCAGGAGAAGACCTTTGAAGGAGCCTTCATCCGCCGAGTCTTCCTTGTGGGGGTGGCCCCCAGCGCCCAGGATGCCAAGAAACTCAACTGGCTCCTGCGGCTGGAGCAGCGGGAGCACGGGGACGTGCTGCAGTGGGACTTCAGGGACACCTTCTTCAACCTGACGCTGAAGCAGGTACTTTTCCACGCCTGGCTGGAGGAGCACTGCCCTGGCGTCCGCTTCATCTTCAACGGGGACGACGACGTCTTCGTCAACACGGACAACGTCGTCCGCTTCGCGAGGGGCGTCCAGGAGCAGCACCTCATGGTGGGGCAGCTCTTCGTCAACAACAGCCCCGTCCGGCTCCAGCGCAGCAAGTACTTCGTGCCCACGCAGCTCCTGGCCTCTGACCACTACCCACCCTACTGTGGCGGTGGCGGGATGCTCATGTCCGGCTTCACCGCCCGTGTGATTTCTCGGGAGTCGCGGGATGTTGAGCTCTTCCCCATCGACGACGTCTACCTGGGCATGTGCTTGGagaaggcagggctgctgcccgCTTCCCACGCCGGCATCCGGACCGTGGGTGTGGGGGTGCTGGCCAAGACCAACCCCTTCGATCCCTGCAACtaccaggagctgctgctggtgcaccGCTTCACGCCCTACGAGATGGCGGTGATGTGGCAGGCCATCCACGAGCCCCAGCTGCTCTGCGGCAAGAGGGTGAGCATCTTCTAG
- the JAK3 gene encoding tyrosine-protein kinase JAK3, which translates to MAPLGEDTPLIGERSCSLSSTETGTLQVYLYHRAPTPRSPPGTTAGILTFTFGEYTAEELCIHAAKACGVLPVCHPLFALATEDLSCWFPPNHLFTVDDSCSQVVVYRIRFFFPNWCGLGQSHRFQLLNNRASPILDYPVIDYLFAQSRSDFIGGRVAMALSLPTQEECLSLAVLDMLRIAKEKRQSPDEVFSHVSYKSCIPEPLRCQIQQHSFLTRKRIRRRFSKSLRKIGSCQTDGRYLKLKYLLDLERLQRRWAEESFHVRSPGSAVDIVIYVAGESGISWSCGGSESRQHFCDFPDIADISIKQASREGGPVENRIVTLTKTDNRVLEVEFPTLQEARSFVALIDGYYRLTADAHHYFCKEVAPPRLLEDMENQCHGPISSEFAVKKLKMAGSCPGLYLLRRSPQDFDSYLLTVCAETPSGQDYKRCLIRRDEDGNFWLSGVARRFCSLRELLGTYGRCGLQAEGARMRLAACCPPLPKEKSNLLIVRNGCPQPPSSPAAPRRSLNQMMFHKIDPQSLTRGESLGQGSFTQIYKGIKRDQEEDGYYQTEVVLKVMDGSHRNCSESFLEAASIMSQLSHKHLVLLHGVSLGKDSIMVQEYVRYGPLDLYLKKNQGEGKVTTSWKLQVAKQLAYALNYLEDKKITHGNVSAKKVLLTREGDMASGSPPFIKLNDPGVSITVLAKEMLVERIPWVAPECLSDPKSLALPADKWSFGATLWEIFSGGNMPVSLLEPQKKLDFYQSNLQLPAPKWTELAMLVAQCMDYQPHRRPCFRALIRDLNSLITSDYELLSDLSPTDVTLRDSFWGYEPLTMCQDPTHFEERHLKYISLLGKGNFGSVELCRYDPLGDSTGELVAVKKLQQDSAKELRDFEREIQILHSLQHDFIVQYRGICYSRGRRGLRLVMEYLPNGCLRDYLQKNQPRLDHRTLLLYAWQICKGMEYLGAQRCVHRDLASRNILVESETHVKIGDFGLAKLLPQDKEYYVVQEPGQSPVFWYAPESLADNVFSRASDIWSFGVLLYELFTYSSKSKSPSEEFLRMMGAEKAAQIIWHLLELLKDNRRLPVPAGCPVEIYTLMLNCWSFTPTARPTFGELAPKIEALRDSRSKARG; encoded by the exons ATGGCCCCACTGGGTGAGGACACCCCGCTGATCGGGGAACgctcctgcagcctctcctctACCGAGACCGGTACCCTCCAGGTCTACCTGTACCACCGGGCACCCACCCCGCGCAGCCCCCCTGGCACCACCGCCGGCATCCTCACCTTCACCTTCGGCGAGTACACGGCCGAGGAGCTGTGCATCCATGCCGCCAAAGCCTGCG GCGTGCTGCCCGTCTGTCACCCGCTCTTCGCCCTGGCCACCGAGGATCTCAGCTGCTGGTTCCCCCCCAACCACCTCTTCACCGTCGATGACTCCTGCAGCCAGGTCGTGGTGTACAGGATCAG GTTCTTCTTCCCCAACTGGTGCGGGCTGGGACAGTCCCACCGCTTCCAGCTGCTGAACAACCGGGCCAGCCCCATCCTGGACTACCCCGTCATCGATTACCTTTTTGCCCAG TCCCGCAGCGATTTCATCGGGGGACGTGTGGCGATGGCATTGAGCCTGCCCACGCAGGAGGAGTGCTTGAGCCTGGCAGTGCTGGACATGCTGCGCATCGCCAAGGAGAAGCGGCAGAGCCCCGACGAGGTCTTCAGCCACGTCAG ctACAAATCCTGCATCCCCGAGCCGCTGCGGTGCCAGATCCAGCAGCACAGCTTCCTCACCCGCAAGCGCATCCGCCGCCGCTTCAGCAAATCCCTGCGGAAAATTGGCAGCTGCCAGACAGATGGACGCTACCTGAAGCTCAAGTACCTGCTGGACCTGGAGCGGCTGCAGCGGCGCTGGGCAGAGGAGAGTTTCCACGTGCGCTCGCCCGGCTCTGCCGTGGACATCGTCATCTACGTGGCCGGCGAGAGCGGCATCTCCTGGAGCTGCGGTGGCTCCGAG AGCCGCCAGCACTTTTGCGACTTCCCCGACATCGCCGACATCAGCATCAAGCAGGCGAGCCGGGAGGGTGGCCCCGTGGAAAACCGCATCGTCACCCTCACCAAGACGGACAACCGGGTGCTG GAGGTGGAGTTCCCCACGCTGCAGGAAGCCCGCTCCTTCGTGGCTCTCATCGACGGCTACTACCGGCTGACGGCGGACGCCCACCACTACTTCTGCAAGGAGGtggcccccccccggctcctgGAGGACATGGAGAACCAGTGCCATGGGCCCATCAG CTCCGAGTTTGCGGTGAAAAAGCTGAAGATGGCGGGGAGCTGCCCAGGGCTGTACCTGCTGCGCCGCAGCCCGCAGGACTTCGACAGCTACCTGCTGACCGTCTGCGCCGAG ACCCCCTCCGGCCAGGACTACAAGCGCTGCCTGATCCGCAGGGACGAGGACGGGAACTTCTGGCTCTCGGGGGTGGCCCGGCGGTTCTGCAGCCTGCGGGAGCTGCTGGGCACCTACGGGCGctgtgggctgcaggcagagggtgCCCGCATGCgcctggctgcctgctgcccaccTCTGCCCAAAG AGAAGTCCAACCTGCTGATCGTGCGGAACGgctgccctcagccccccagctcccccgctgccccccgccgcAGCCTCAACCAGATGATGTTCCACAAGATCGATCCCCAGAGCCTCACCCGG GGCGAGAGCCTGGGCCAGGGCTCCTTCACCCAGATCTACAAGGGCATCAAGCGGGACCAGGAGGAGGACGGGTACTACCAGACCGAGGTTGTGCTCAAGGTCATGGACGGCAGCCACCGCAACTGCTCTGAG TCCTTCCTGGAGGCAGCCAGCATCATGAGCCAGCTTTCCCACAAGCACCTGGTCCTGCTGCACGGCGTCAGCCTTGGGAAGGACA GTATCATGGTGCAGGAGTACGTCAGGTACGGGCCCCTGGACCTCTACCTGAAGAAGAACCAAGGCGAGGGCAAGGTGACGACAAGCTGGAAGCTGCAGGTGGCCAAGCAGCTGGCATATGCCCTCAACTACCTG gAGGACAAGAAAATCACCCACGGCAACGTCTCTGCTAAGAAGGTGCTGCTGACCAGGGAGGGGGACATGGCCAGCGGCAGCCCCCCCTTCATCAAGCTCAACGACCCTGGAGTCAGCATCACCGTCCTGGCCAAGGAGA tgctggtggAGCGCATTCCCTGGGTGGCCCCTGAGTGCCTCAGTGACCCCAAGAGCCTGGCGCTGCCAGCTGACAAGTGGAGCTTTGGGGCAACCCTCTGGGAGATCTTCAGTGGTGGCAACATGCCCGTCAGCCTGCTGGAGCCCCAGAAG AAGCTGGATTTCTACCAGAGCAACCTCCAGCTTCCCGCACCAAAGTGGACGGAGCTGGCCATGCTCGTTGCGCAGTGTATGGACTACCAGCCCCACCGCCGGCCCTGCTTCCGCGCCCTCATCCGGGACCTCAACAGCCTCATCACCTCTG ATTATGAGCTGCTTTCGGACCTGTCGCCCACGGACGTGACGCTCCGGGACAGTTTCTGGGGGTATGAGCCCCTCACCATGTGCCAGGACCCCACGCACTTTGAGGAGCGGCACCTCAAGTACATCTCCCTTCTGGGCAAG GGCAACTTTGGGAGCGTGGAGCTGTGCCGCTACGACCCGCTGGGCGACAGCACGGGCGAGCTGGTGGCAGTGaagaagctgcagcaggattCGGCCAAGGAGCTGCGGGATTTCGAGAGGGAAATCCAGATCCTGCACTCGCTGCAGCACGACTTCATCGTCCAGTACCGTGGCATCTGCTACAGCCGGG GACGGCGTGGGCTGCGGCTGGTGATGGAATACCTGCCCAATGGCTGCCTGCGGGACTACCTGCAGAAGAACCAGCCCCGCCTGGACCACAGGACCCTGCTCCTCTACGCCTGGCAGATCTGCAAG GGCATGGAGTACCTGGGAGCGCAGCGCTGCGTGCACCGGGACCTGGCCAGCAGGAACATCCTGGTGGAGAGCGAGACCCATGTCAAGATCGGGGACTTCGGGCTGGCCAAACTGCTGCCGCAGGACAAGGAATATTACGTGGTGCAGGAGCCCGGCCAGAGTCCCGTCTTCTG GTACGCGCCCGAGTCCCTGGCGGACAACGTCTTCTCCCGGGCATCCGACATCTGGAGCTTTGGGGTCCTCCTCTACGAGCTCTTCACCTACAGCAGCAAGAGCAAGAGCCCCTCAGAG GAATTCCTCCGCATGATGGGCGCCGAGAAGGCGGCACAGATCATCTGGCACTTGCTGGAGCTCCTCAAGGACAACCGGCGTCTCCCGGTGCCGGCCGGCTGCCCTGTGGAG ATCTACACGCTGATGCTGAACTGCTGGTCCTTCACCCCCACTGCCAGACCCACCTTTGGGGAGCTGGCCCCCAAGATCGAGGCGCTGCGGGACAGCAGGAGCAAAGCCCGTGGGTAG